Part of the Vicia villosa cultivar HV-30 ecotype Madison, WI unplaced genomic scaffold, Vvil1.0 ctg.006667F_1_1, whole genome shotgun sequence genome, GAGAATGACTATTATGCCCTGAATTCCATCTTTTCCCAAAATGCCCTCGACATTAAAGTTAAATTTCTATGCATGCCATTCGTGATCAAATAGTTGACCAATCATGTCATGTATATGATATAAGTACTTAAGATTACTTAATACCTCATAAATAAAACCGTCATCTTAAAATTTTGGTTTAAAAGGCAATAACCAAACTTAGGTAAAAATCTgtgttattaaattttatattagtatatatctTTCACTtagtaatatatttttgaaatttcatacAGTTAAATATATCGTTTGattatgaaataaatatttaattattaaaacgaAATAATAAGATACAAAAatttatactatatatatatatatatacaatataaTAACTAAATAAGATATGATGCATGTACCGTAATCATTTTTAAAATGAACTATAAatattagtaaataaataatataaaggaagaaataaaatattttagcaTCTAAATTTTTTTACATTGTATTAGTTATAATTCTACCTTTTTAGATAGTATCTTACCATTTTATGTTTCTACATTCTTACTCCCTTGGTTCTTTATCACATTTAACTCATTGAAGACAATGTATGTATTCTACCTATAAGTTAAAGGCGTTAGAAGTTTCTTTCCACAACTTCATAGAAAGAGTACTTTCTCAAATAAAATTAGTAAATGTATTTGGGTGACAAGACGCATGGCTGCAAAGAGACATCTTAGCTATGAGTTGGAAGATGGTTCTCGGAGGATGTTTGATCCAAGCGATGAAGATCTTATATACATTTACCTCAGAAAGAAGATTCATAAGCCCCTATTTCTACTCAATACTATTATTCAATTAGATGTGTTTCAAACAGAACCTTGGAGGCTACCAAGAGGTAAGTCgtgaatttaaaatatttgaatctcaTTCATAAGTTGCATTACCCGTTTAAATTTTAAGTGTTATTTTCACCCCACCCTTAATACATTTCAGGTATTATGACATCTATTAGCGATAGCAAGTATTAtttctttaaaattaaaaatagtagatttgaAAATAAGGATACAAGACCAGCAGGAAACGGGGAATGGAAGAGCATGGAAAAGAACAAGGAAATTTCTCTACCAAACAATATGTTCACTGGGATAAAAAACACACTCGAATTCTGGAAAATGCAAGGAGGGGAACTTGTAAAAACCGAATGGCTAATGAATGAATTCCGCATTACTTCAAGTGCTCACCCGACCGAGGTAAATAACAAAATATTAGTAATAACATGTTCTTTAATAACAAAAATTCATtcaaggtttatttaaaaagCATAGATAACTGACTTTTTGAATACAAATTTAATGTAGGTTTCAGCTTTTGCAGCATATCGCATCACTAAGACTGTTCTACCAAGCGTAGTTGATATTACAATGGAGGATGGATGTATCTCTCCTCCACCCTCTCCATGATCTAATCATTTTTAATGGAACACATTTTTAGAGATTAATAAAAATTGTAATagaattaaattttcaaaatggACCAATTAGGGCAtgttttttaatttatgaatAATGTACCAAATCACTATTCAACATT contains:
- the LOC131643041 gene encoding transcription factor JUNGBRUNNEN 1-like codes for the protein MAAKRHLSYELEDGSRRMFDPSDEDLIYIYLRKKIHKPLFLLNTIIQLDVFQTEPWRLPRGIMTSISDSKYYFFKIKNSRFENKDTRPAGNGEWKSMEKNKEISLPNNMFTGIKNTLEFWKMQGGELVKTEWLMNEFRITSSAHPTEVSAFAAYRITKTVLPSVVDITMEDGCISPPPSP